In the Terriglobus sp. RCC_193 genome, CGCCGAACATAAAGCCGAGAGCGACACCGATCAGCGTGGAAATGGCAAATCCGTACATGCCAAAAGCCTATCAAGTGCGGCACACTTGCGGTGATTGGGGTATCGGCATGGCCAGTCGTGTTGTCTACAACGTAAAATGTCGCGCATGGCTGTAGACGCAACCGTCGCTTCCTCTTCCTTCACGTCGTCCCTTCGCGAAGACCGCATATTTCCGCCACCGGCCGAGTTCGCCGCACAGGCCAGCATTCGTTCCCGTGAGCAATACGATGCACTGTATCGTCGCTCCATTGAAGACAGTGATGGCTTCTGGGCGGAGCAGGCACAACTCCTCGACTGGTTCCAGCCCTTCCACACCGTGCTGGAGTGGAACGTACCCCATGCAAAGTGGTTCACCGGTGGAACGCTGAATCTTTGCTACAACGCAGTGGATCGTCATGCGCAGGGGGCACGTGCCTCGAAAACCGCGTTGATCTGGGAAGGCGAGCCGGGTGAAGTCCGTTCGCTCACCTATAAAGAACTGCACATTGAGGTGCAGCGCTTTGCCAATGTGTTGAAGAATCTCGGCGTGAAGAAGGGCGACCGCGTCGCCATTTACATGGGCGTCTCGCCGGAGATTGTTCTGGCCGTGCTAGCCTGTGCGCGGCTCGGCGCAGTGCACAACGTTGTCTTTGGCGGATTCGCCGCCCAGGCGCTCGCGGACCGCATGGCCGACTCGGAATGCCGCGTGCTCATCACGCAGGATGCCAGCTTCCGTCGCGGACAGGAAGTACCGCTGAAGTCCATCGCCGATGAAGCTGTCGCACGCACACCCGGCGTGGAGCATGTGCTGGTCTATCGTCGCAGCGGTCGCGATGTTCCCATGAAGGAAGGCCGTGATCACTGGCTGCACGAAGAACTCGCAAAGGTCAGTAGCGAATGCACCGCGGAACCCATGGATTCCGAAGATCCGCTCTTCATCCTCTATACCAGCGGCACCACGGGCAAGCCCAAGGGGCTGGTCCACACCACTGCTGGTTACGGTCTGGGAACCATGCTCACCTCCAAGTACATCTTCGACCTGCAGGAGCAGGACGTGTACTGGTGCACTGCGGACGTGGGCTGGATCACAGGTCACAGTTATGTCGTCTATGGCCCGCTCTTGAACGGCGCAACCGCGCTTCTTTACGAGGGCGCACCGAACTGGCCGGAAGTCGATCGCTTCTGGGATATCGTCGATCGCCACAAGGTTTCCGTTTTCTACACTGCACCCACGGCCATCCGCGCCTTCATGAAGTGGGGCACAGAGCATGTGCGCAAGCACTCACTGGCGTCACTGCGTCTTCTGGGCACGGTGGGTGAGCCCATCAATCCGGAAGCGTGGATGTGGTATCACCGCGAAATCGGCCACGAGCGCTGCCCCATTGTGGATACGTGGTGGCAGACTGAAACAGGCTCCATCATGATCGCGCCCATCCCCGGCGCAGTCGCCACGAAACCGGGTTCTGCAACGTTGCCATTCTTCGGTGTGCTGCCGGAGATTGTCACGAAGGAAGGCGAGCCCGTTCCGCCGGGAGACGGTGGCCTGCTGGTCATCCGCAAGCCGTGGCCGGCCATGGCTCGCACCATCTATGGCAATCCGGAGCGTTATCAGGCTGCTTACTGGAATGAGATTCCTGGCAGCTACTTCACGGGAGACGGCGCACGTCGCGATGAAAATGGCTACTTCTGGCTAATGGGCCGCGTGGATGACGTGTTAAACGTCAGCGGCCACCGCCTGGGCACCATGGAAATCGAATCCGCTCTCGTTGCGCATACCAAGGTGACCGAAGCTGCGGTTGTCGGACGTCCGGATGATCTGAAGGGCGAAGGCATCGTCGCGTTTGTTTCTGTGGAAGATGGCATCCATGTCGACAAGGCACTTGAAGACGACCTGAAGAAGTTCGTCGCAAAGGAGATCGGTGCGCTTGCGCGTCCTGATGAAATCCGCTTCACACAGGCGCTGCCGAAGACACGTTCGGGCAAGATCATGCGCCGCCTGCTGCGTGAACTGGCTGCTACGGGCGATGTGAAGGGCGACACGACTACGCTGGAAGACTTCAGCGTGGTGGCAAAGCTTAAGGAGAAGGACGAGGAGTAGTCGTTCGTTTCTTTATCTAACGAATTTCGTCATCCTGAGCGGAGCACGAAGTGCGGAGTCGGAGGACCTGCTTTCTTTTCCCTGACTACGATGCTGCGGGAATAGGGATTCCAGGCAGCATTCCAGAGGGCACAGAGGAAAGCAGGTCCTTCGGCTTCACTTTGTTTCGCTCAGGATGACGCGCCTCGCGCGTGTAGGAATGCTGCTGGTTTCTATAACAAATAAGGGCCTGCTTACTTGTGCAGGTGGCTGCTCGGTTCCGTCGGTAGTGTGAACAGGAACCGGGCGCCGCTGCCCAGTTCGCTCTCAGCCCAGATGCGTCCACCGTGTTGCGAAACGATGCTGCGGCAGATGGCCAGTCCCAACCCGGTGCCGCCCATCACACGCGCATCGGAAGCGTCCACCTGCTGAAAACGTCCGAAGATCAGTTCCAGTTTGTCGCTGGGAACGCCGCGGCCGTGGTCGCGCACTTCAATCGTGGCTTCGCCCGGAGCACTGTAGTGCGCTTCCATGTGAATCTCGCCGCCGTCGGGCGAAAACTTGATGGCATTTGAGATGAGATTCGTCAACATCTGCAGAATGCGATCGCTGTCCACCCACACATGCACGCCCGGCTTGCCGTAGGTGAAGTGGATATTGTTCTTCGCTGCGGTGCCGCTCAACAGATCGGTGGCGCGATGCATCAACGCATCCATGTCGACATCGCTGGAGTGCAGTTGTGCTTTGCCGGAACCAATCCGTTCCAGTTCCAGAATATCGTTCACCAGGTTAACTAACCGATCAGTGTTCCCAATCGCAATACCCAGCATCTGTTCGGTTTTTTCCGGCCGCGACTTCAACGCGCCGGAAGCGATCAGGCCAAGCGACGCACGCATACTCGTCAGCGGTGTGCGTAGTTCATGCGACACGGTGGAGACGAACTCATCCTTCATGCGATCCAGCGCGCGCCGCTCTGTCGTGTCCGTAAACGCCACCACAATGCCAGCCGCGCTGCCGTTGTTGACCATCGGACAGGCCACATACTCTACCGGAAAGCTGGTGCCATCCTTGCGCCAGAACACATCGGTGCTCACGCGCACCGTCTTTGAATCGTGCACGGAGTTGATGATGGGGCAATCGCTCTCCGCATACGGCGATCCATCCGCCTGTGTGTGATGCGTGAGTGCATGAAGGTTCTGCCCCAGGATCACACTTTCAATCTCATCGGTGCGATATCCCAGCATCTGCGCTGCAGCGGGATTGCACACCGTCGCAATGCCGTTCAGATCCGTACCGAAGATGCCATCACCCACGGAATCCAGGATCGAATTGGATTGCCGCGTCAACGCGGAAAGCCGTTCTTCGGCATGCACTTTTTCCGTAATGTCCACGGCGAAGCACAGCGCGTAGTGTTCGCGAGTCGTAGCTTCAATCAGGCGGTTACGATAGGCCAGCACACGCACCTCACCATCACGATGGCTGAATTCGAAGGTCCCCTGTGCCTCACCTGTTTCCGCCAGCACATGCAGATACTCTTCAAATGCCCGTCGTTGATCGTTGGGCATGAAATCGGTCAGAGGACGGTCAATCATCTCCTCCATCGCGTATCCCACGTTTTCCGCTCCATAGGTGTTGATGGAGATCAGCGTACCGTCCAGCGCATGCGTGAAGACCGCGCCCAGCGAGCCTTCAATCAGCGTGCGGTAACGCGCTTCGCTCTCGCGCAGGGTCAGTTCTGCTTCGCGCTGCAGCGTAACGTCGATGCCTGTCGCAATCAGAAAGGCCACTTCACCTTGTGCATCGGGCAGCGCAGTTGCTGTCCATTGAATACGGCGAATGGATTCGTCACGCGTCAGCCAGCGATTCTCATACGCAAAAGGGAAGTGTCCATCGCGCATCTGCTGATAGGTGGCAATGTTGGCTTCGCGATCTTCCGGTGGCACCAGCGTGTCCCACTCCGCACGTCCAACAACGTCGCTTAACGAAAGGCCGGAGATCGTTTCGCAGATGCGATTGAAACGCACAATGCGTCCGGCGGTATCCAGCACCACAACCAGCGCGCCTACCGTATCCAGCACCGCAGAGACGAAGTTGCGTTCCACCGTCAACGCCGACTCCACACGCTGGCGCGAACGTGCATCGCGATCGGCCATGCGTGTCGTCAGGTTCAACTCCAGCCGTGTCATCACCTGCCGAGCCATCAAGCGCAGCGTGGCGGCTTCCATCTCGTTCAACCGGCGCGGTTCTTCATCAAACACGCAGAGCGTTCCCACCGCCTGCCCATCCGCTGTGCGCAGCGGCGCGCCTGCATAGAAGCGATACGCCTTATCGCCTACTGGGATGTAGCCATTGGGATAGTGCCCGTCGTTCGCGGCATCGGGAATCTGAAAGATGTCGTCGCCCAGCACTGTTTCATCGCACGGTGCCTCCGGTCGAGGCATGGTGCGCGAAGGCAGACCCACACGCGACTTGAACCACACTCGATCGCGTTCCACGAACGAAATAGCGGCAGCGCTCGTATCGCATATTTGCGCCACGAGTTGTGTTATCTCGTCCAGCGCAGGTTCGGGCAGGCTGTTGATCTCCAGCCGCTCCAGTGATTGCAGCCGCCGTTCCTCCGGCAGCACCGTGGGGCGGGAGACAGCGTCGCGTTGAAGTCCGGGTGTCGTCATCAGCAGGTCTTACGGCTTGGGCAGTCTGCAGCATTCTCCCGCATCGGCGGGTTCGTTCGCGCTGGCATCCAGCGCCACTTTCCATTGGCCGTTGATCTTCTTCCAGACAGTGATGTAGCGACCGGAGAGTACAACCTCCGCGCCGTTCTTATCCTTACCGCGACCATCATAGTGGCCCCATGTAAATCCCATATCCCCGCTCGGCCCCATCTGTGCGCCCAGGGGTTGCCACTTCAATTCGTATTCGCTGGGATTCCAGTTGGCTGCTGCGGCAATGTTCGCCTTGCCATACGTCGGTTGCTTGCCGTTATTCAGCGTCAGGGCATCATCCGCAAACCAGCTTGAGAACACCTTGCCGCCGCCCTTCACGGTTTCATCGCTGAACTTCGAATCCAGCACCAGCAATTCAATGGTGCCGGGCGACAGCGTCGGTTGCGTCACAGGATTGTTCGTCGGCGCCTTCTTCGACAGAGGATCAAGCTGTGCCGCTGCCGTTATCGGCAGTAGAAGAAGCAGTGCGAATGCAGAAATCGTCTTCAGCATGGAAATCCTCAAGGTTTCACTTTACCCGCAG is a window encoding:
- the acs gene encoding acetate--CoA ligase; translation: MAVDATVASSSFTSSLREDRIFPPPAEFAAQASIRSREQYDALYRRSIEDSDGFWAEQAQLLDWFQPFHTVLEWNVPHAKWFTGGTLNLCYNAVDRHAQGARASKTALIWEGEPGEVRSLTYKELHIEVQRFANVLKNLGVKKGDRVAIYMGVSPEIVLAVLACARLGAVHNVVFGGFAAQALADRMADSECRVLITQDASFRRGQEVPLKSIADEAVARTPGVEHVLVYRRSGRDVPMKEGRDHWLHEELAKVSSECTAEPMDSEDPLFILYTSGTTGKPKGLVHTTAGYGLGTMLTSKYIFDLQEQDVYWCTADVGWITGHSYVVYGPLLNGATALLYEGAPNWPEVDRFWDIVDRHKVSVFYTAPTAIRAFMKWGTEHVRKHSLASLRLLGTVGEPINPEAWMWYHREIGHERCPIVDTWWQTETGSIMIAPIPGAVATKPGSATLPFFGVLPEIVTKEGEPVPPGDGGLLVIRKPWPAMARTIYGNPERYQAAYWNEIPGSYFTGDGARRDENGYFWLMGRVDDVLNVSGHRLGTMEIESALVAHTKVTEAAVVGRPDDLKGEGIVAFVSVEDGIHVDKALEDDLKKFVAKEIGALARPDEIRFTQALPKTRSGKIMRRLLRELAATGDVKGDTTTLEDFSVVAKLKEKDEE
- a CDS encoding PAS domain S-box protein; the protein is MTTPGLQRDAVSRPTVLPEERRLQSLERLEINSLPEPALDEITQLVAQICDTSAAAISFVERDRVWFKSRVGLPSRTMPRPEAPCDETVLGDDIFQIPDAANDGHYPNGYIPVGDKAYRFYAGAPLRTADGQAVGTLCVFDEEPRRLNEMEAATLRLMARQVMTRLELNLTTRMADRDARSRQRVESALTVERNFVSAVLDTVGALVVVLDTAGRIVRFNRICETISGLSLSDVVGRAEWDTLVPPEDREANIATYQQMRDGHFPFAYENRWLTRDESIRRIQWTATALPDAQGEVAFLIATGIDVTLQREAELTLRESEARYRTLIEGSLGAVFTHALDGTLISINTYGAENVGYAMEEMIDRPLTDFMPNDQRRAFEEYLHVLAETGEAQGTFEFSHRDGEVRVLAYRNRLIEATTREHYALCFAVDITEKVHAEERLSALTRQSNSILDSVGDGIFGTDLNGIATVCNPAAAQMLGYRTDEIESVILGQNLHALTHHTQADGSPYAESDCPIINSVHDSKTVRVSTDVFWRKDGTSFPVEYVACPMVNNGSAAGIVVAFTDTTERRALDRMKDEFVSTVSHELRTPLTSMRASLGLIASGALKSRPEKTEQMLGIAIGNTDRLVNLVNDILELERIGSGKAQLHSSDVDMDALMHRATDLLSGTAAKNNIHFTYGKPGVHVWVDSDRILQMLTNLISNAIKFSPDGGEIHMEAHYSAPGEATIEVRDHGRGVPSDKLELIFGRFQQVDASDARVMGGTGLGLAICRSIVSQHGGRIWAESELGSGARFLFTLPTEPSSHLHK
- a CDS encoding DUF4440 domain-containing protein — its product is MLKTISAFALLLLLPITAAAQLDPLSKKAPTNNPVTQPTLSPGTIELLVLDSKFSDETVKGGGKVFSSWFADDALTLNNGKQPTYGKANIAAAANWNPSEYELKWQPLGAQMGPSGDMGFTWGHYDGRGKDKNGAEVVLSGRYITVWKKINGQWKVALDASANEPADAGECCRLPKP